One Acetobacter ghanensis DNA window includes the following coding sequences:
- a CDS encoding YlbE family protein, whose product MTSLIERIDAANQEAFSRLVAAKPVWVDVRPALEVLPGMTRQTILHAGPPIAWQDMCGPQKMGVVQAALHEGLAATEAEAEELIMAGKILVAPCHEHGAVGGMAGITSASSPMAVVYDSVHERYGYSQLFQGPAAGLLNRDDYNREARKRWTWLETVLGPVLGKAIRSTSGIPVKPMIARALEMGDECHNRNSAGSTVILNALILPLYETCTDPALLQEVLDYLKVNEQFSLCLSMAAGKAMADATKGIPYSTMVSAMCRNGVNFGIKVSGLGEHWFTAPANRIEGLFFSSEWSDADAVPDIGDSSIMETIGLGGHVQAAAPALQQFVNGSFARATSVVESMQLITLGQVAEFKIPNMNFIGAPTGIDIRKVVQTSITPVIDTAIAHKKGGVIGAGQTRAPFDCFAQALRAFGAQYKPATA is encoded by the coding sequence ATGACATCTCTGATCGAACGCATTGACGCCGCTAATCAGGAGGCATTCTCCCGTCTGGTTGCGGCCAAGCCGGTCTGGGTGGACGTGCGCCCGGCACTGGAAGTTCTGCCGGGCATGACCCGCCAGACCATCCTGCACGCCGGTCCGCCCATTGCATGGCAGGATATGTGCGGCCCGCAAAAAATGGGCGTCGTGCAGGCAGCCCTGCACGAAGGGCTGGCCGCCACAGAGGCCGAGGCCGAAGAGTTGATTATGGCTGGCAAGATCCTTGTCGCGCCGTGCCATGAACACGGAGCCGTTGGGGGCATGGCGGGCATTACCAGTGCCTCCAGCCCCATGGCCGTGGTGTATGACAGCGTGCATGAGCGGTATGGGTATTCACAACTTTTCCAAGGCCCTGCCGCCGGTCTGCTCAACCGGGATGATTATAACCGGGAAGCCCGCAAACGCTGGACATGGCTTGAGACCGTGCTGGGGCCGGTTCTGGGCAAAGCCATCCGCAGCACCAGCGGTATTCCCGTTAAACCCATGATCGCCCGCGCGCTAGAAATGGGGGACGAATGCCATAACCGCAACAGCGCGGGCAGCACCGTTATTTTAAACGCCCTGATCCTACCGCTTTATGAGACCTGCACGGACCCCGCACTTTTGCAGGAGGTTCTGGACTACCTCAAGGTCAACGAGCAGTTCTCGCTCTGCCTGTCCATGGCTGCGGGCAAGGCTATGGCGGATGCAACAAAAGGGATCCCATACAGCACCATGGTCTCCGCCATGTGCCGCAATGGTGTTAACTTTGGCATCAAGGTCAGCGGGCTGGGAGAACACTGGTTTACGGCCCCCGCCAACCGGATTGAAGGACTGTTCTTTTCTTCCGAATGGAGCGATGCTGATGCCGTGCCCGATATTGGCGATAGCAGTATTATGGAAACCATAGGTCTGGGCGGCCATGTTCAGGCCGCCGCGCCTGCGTTGCAGCAGTTTGTTAACGGTTCCTTTGCGCGTGCCACATCGGTTGTGGAGAGTATGCAGCTGATTACGCTTGGGCAGGTGGCGGAATTTAAAATCCCCAACATGAACTTTATCGGGGCTCCTACGGGCATAGATATCCGCAAGGTTGTGCAAACCAGCATTACACCCGTTATTGATACAGCCATTGCCCACAAAAAGGGCGGGGTCATTGGCGCCGGGCAAACCCGCGCACCGTTTGACTGCTTTGCACAGGCGCTACGCGCATTTGGCGCACAGTATAAACCGGCAACAGCCTAA
- a CDS encoding gamma-glutamyltransferase: MAYGHWHIADGFSSPVRPVISGPWGAVSAAHPLAVSAGQDVLARGGSAVDAAIAAQAVLCVVAPDACGIGGDLFALVADGAQTHAISGAGALPHKATDCADEGAKSVTVPGLAGAWARMHSRWGKLPFSALMDKAIRLAEEGVHLSSALEQVVHAHTPRLLRNGAGEWSLMGLRAGQLFVQPELAALLRRFVTDGPDCFYTGEIAASLARRVAEYGGTLDEQDLATHQTDVTAPLSVSLGAATVFVQPPPTQGVLLGMALKNFGHWVPQSDVQADHLAVELTEASFGYRDRAAEGAALLDVHLPVDPDHAARRGGPRGYLHTAGVSVSDRQGMVVSSLVSVFDDFGSGLLIPDLGITLNNRAGGFTSGPNAWAAGSRPVHTLAPALLRSAGGVMALATPGADGQVQTLLQVIDRIMRRGEDIATAIAAPRWRSEGGKLLMERDHPSAAGLRALGHAIEERAPGALCFGAVACAGMNAGGEPFAVSDWRRNSWAGVV; the protein is encoded by the coding sequence ATGGCATACGGGCACTGGCATATTGCCGATGGTTTTTCATCTCCCGTCAGACCGGTTATTTCCGGCCCGTGGGGAGCGGTTTCCGCTGCACATCCTCTGGCTGTATCCGCAGGGCAGGATGTGCTGGCGCGTGGAGGCAGCGCTGTGGATGCTGCCATCGCCGCGCAGGCTGTTCTGTGCGTTGTGGCGCCAGATGCCTGTGGCATAGGGGGGGACCTGTTCGCGCTGGTGGCGGATGGCGCTCAGACACACGCCATAAGTGGCGCAGGCGCCTTACCCCACAAAGCCACGGATTGTGCGGATGAAGGGGCTAAAAGCGTTACAGTGCCCGGTTTGGCCGGTGCATGGGCGCGTATGCATAGCCGTTGGGGGAAGCTCCCTTTTTCTGCTCTTATGGACAAGGCAATCCGTCTGGCGGAGGAGGGCGTTCACCTGTCCTCCGCGCTGGAGCAGGTGGTGCATGCGCATACGCCCCGGCTGCTCCGCAATGGAGCGGGGGAATGGTCGTTAATGGGGTTACGGGCAGGGCAACTGTTTGTGCAACCGGAACTGGCAGCCCTTCTGCGCCGCTTTGTAACGGATGGCCCGGACTGTTTTTATACCGGAGAGATTGCCGCCAGTCTGGCCCGCCGTGTGGCCGAGTATGGCGGCACGCTGGATGAGCAGGACCTGGCTACACACCAGACGGATGTAACAGCTCCTTTGTCCGTCAGCTTGGGGGCGGCAACGGTGTTTGTACAGCCTCCTCCCACACAGGGTGTGCTGCTGGGTATGGCGCTCAAAAACTTCGGGCACTGGGTCCCCCAGAGCGATGTGCAGGCGGACCACCTTGCTGTTGAGCTGACGGAAGCCTCCTTTGGCTATCGGGACCGCGCGGCGGAAGGAGCCGCGTTGCTGGATGTGCACTTGCCGGTCGATCCGGACCACGCCGCCAGACGTGGGGGGCCACGTGGTTACCTGCATACTGCGGGTGTTTCGGTTTCTGACCGTCAGGGCATGGTTGTTTCCTCCCTTGTTAGTGTGTTCGATGACTTTGGCTCTGGCCTTCTGATTCCAGATCTGGGCATTACGCTCAACAATAGGGCAGGGGGTTTTACCAGCGGCCCCAATGCGTGGGCTGCGGGCAGCAGGCCGGTACATACGTTGGCCCCGGCGTTGCTCAGGTCCGCTGGTGGCGTTATGGCGCTGGCAACGCCTGGTGCGGATGGACAAGTGCAAACCCTGTTGCAGGTCATTGATCGGATTATGCGGCGGGGGGAAGATATTGCCACCGCCATTGCCGCACCCCGCTGGCGGAGCGAGGGTGGCAAATTGTTGATGGAGCGTGACCACCCGTCCGCGGCCGGACTGCGCGCCTTGGGGCACGCCATAGAGGAACGCGCCCCCGGTGCGCTCTGCTTTGGGGCTGTTGCGTGTGCGGGAATGAATGCGGGAGGGGAGCCCTTTGCCGTAAGCGACTGGCGGCGCAATAGCTGGGCTGGTGTTGTTTAA
- the fdrA gene encoding acyl-CoA synthetase FdrA, translated as MASRIVIRPREYHDSVRLMRASEAIRQEAGVREAMAMMATANNKKILDTSGLLTDEVKAANPDDLIIAVVAESEAEAENAISAAQDFLNQKVQSGQQTLIPRSIDAACATQPAINLACISVPGIYAYREVKRALELNLNVFLFSDNVSRADERKLKELAKEKNRLLMGPDCGTALINGIGLGFANAVRRGRVGLVAASGTGTQEISSLLDWLGCGVSQAIGTGGRDLQQDIGGLTMLQGLAMLAEDAETDVIVVTSKPPSPDIADTIVNFCAKLDKPVVINFVGQNSTGQNGNITFTSTLAQTALTAGRLIDPTCELPQLANATKDQFVQNAKAARGPSQRYLRGLYAGGTLCYEALFLLREQLGGIYSNLEHGAFELKDLFSSKEHTIIDLGDDAYTEGRAHPMIDPTLRNQRILQEAQDPEVAVLLLDLVIGYGAHENPAAQLAQTLVQAREIARADGRELPVIVTICGTKNDVQNYDQQAAQLRDADILVAGNNAEAVLLAGRYMETINV; from the coding sequence ATGGCATCCAGAATTGTCATCCGCCCGCGCGAATATCATGACTCTGTACGTCTGATGCGCGCATCCGAGGCCATTCGGCAGGAAGCCGGCGTGAGAGAGGCCATGGCCATGATGGCCACCGCCAACAACAAGAAAATTCTTGATACCTCCGGCCTGCTGACGGACGAAGTCAAAGCCGCCAACCCGGATGATCTGATTATTGCTGTGGTAGCGGAGAGCGAAGCCGAGGCAGAAAATGCCATTTCTGCGGCTCAGGATTTTTTGAACCAGAAGGTACAGAGCGGGCAACAAACTCTCATCCCCCGCTCTATTGATGCCGCATGTGCCACACAGCCCGCCATTAATCTGGCCTGTATTTCTGTCCCCGGAATTTATGCGTATCGGGAGGTCAAGCGCGCGCTGGAGCTTAATCTGAACGTCTTTTTGTTCAGCGATAATGTAAGCCGCGCGGATGAACGCAAGCTCAAGGAACTGGCAAAAGAAAAAAACCGCCTGTTGATGGGGCCAGATTGCGGCACGGCCTTAATCAACGGTATCGGACTGGGCTTTGCCAATGCTGTCCGCCGCGGGCGCGTTGGTCTTGTTGCGGCATCTGGCACCGGCACGCAGGAAATTTCCTCCCTGCTGGACTGGCTGGGCTGCGGCGTCAGTCAGGCCATTGGCACCGGCGGGCGCGACCTCCAGCAGGACATCGGCGGCCTGACCATGTTGCAGGGGCTGGCCATGCTGGCCGAGGATGCGGAAACAGACGTTATTGTTGTCACATCCAAACCGCCCAGCCCGGACATTGCAGATACCATTGTCAACTTTTGCGCCAAATTGGACAAACCTGTTGTCATCAACTTTGTCGGGCAGAACAGCACGGGGCAGAACGGTAACATCACGTTCACCAGCACACTGGCCCAGACAGCCCTGACCGCAGGCCGCCTGATTGACCCGACCTGCGAACTGCCGCAACTGGCGAACGCTACAAAAGACCAGTTTGTGCAAAATGCCAAGGCAGCCCGCGGCCCCTCCCAGCGTTACCTGCGGGGTTTGTATGCTGGCGGCACGCTCTGTTACGAGGCCCTGTTCCTGCTGCGCGAACAACTGGGGGGCATTTACTCCAACCTCGAACACGGCGCTTTTGAGCTGAAAGACCTGTTCAGCAGCAAGGAACATACAATTATCGATCTGGGGGATGACGCCTATACCGAAGGGCGCGCGCACCCCATGATAGACCCAACACTCAGAAACCAGCGGATTTTACAAGAAGCACAGGACCCCGAGGTCGCCGTGCTGCTGCTGGACCTTGTTATTGGGTACGGTGCGCACGAAAACCCCGCCGCACAACTGGCGCAGACTCTTGTGCAGGCCCGCGAGATTGCACGGGCCGATGGGCGCGAGTTGCCCGTCATCGTAACCATCTGCGGCACCAAAAATGATGTGCAGAATTACGACCAGCAGGCCGCACAACTCCGGGACGCAGATATTCTGGTTGCTGGCAACAATGCAGAGGCCGTGCTGCTGGCAGGCCGTTACATGGAGACAATCAATGTCTGA
- a CDS encoding YlbE family protein, with translation MSSLKTLIEDANAKTLDIILRGKPQLVDVAPALEVVPGMLPNLIMHSGPAIAWDDMCGPHKQGIIGAALWEGLASTPEEAERRIRAGEILTAPCHNHVSVGAGAGITSASTPMLIVENTTFGNRAYSCISEGGGLRLLKWGAYDDTVFQNLTWQAKVFAPVLSKALQASGPIDIRNIISRAVEMGDECHNRSIAATSQFLKEMYGHLVALDMPAEDVRSSIKFLVDSEHFLLHAIMAAAKAMLVPAEGIEYSTIVTAMARNGVEFGIRVSGLGDQWFTAPANPVTGLFFRAEWNDSNAAPDLGDSAITETVGLGGFIQPTAPTVTQYVQGSVQQAIANTLEMQEICATTNPDVRIPAMDFAPGPIGIDIRKVIQTGILPLLDTAITHKDGGLIGAGEVRAPIGCFEKALKAFGQKLGGQTA, from the coding sequence ATGTCCAGCCTAAAAACACTGATTGAAGACGCCAATGCAAAAACGCTGGATATTATCCTGCGTGGCAAACCCCAGCTTGTTGACGTAGCTCCCGCGCTGGAGGTTGTGCCGGGTATGCTGCCCAACCTGATCATGCATTCCGGCCCTGCCATTGCATGGGATGATATGTGCGGCCCCCACAAACAGGGCATTATTGGCGCAGCCCTGTGGGAAGGGCTGGCCAGCACGCCGGAAGAGGCCGAACGCCGTATCCGTGCAGGAGAAATCCTGACCGCACCTTGCCACAACCATGTTTCGGTCGGAGCTGGTGCAGGCATTACCTCGGCCTCCACGCCGATGCTGATTGTGGAAAACACCACTTTTGGCAACCGCGCCTATAGCTGTATTTCCGAAGGTGGTGGGCTGCGCCTGCTGAAATGGGGCGCTTATGATGATACGGTTTTCCAAAACCTGACGTGGCAGGCCAAGGTTTTTGCGCCTGTTCTGAGCAAGGCTTTGCAGGCATCTGGCCCCATTGATATCCGCAACATCATCTCTCGCGCAGTGGAAATGGGGGATGAATGCCATAACCGCTCCATTGCCGCGACATCCCAGTTCCTTAAGGAAATGTACGGCCATCTGGTGGCACTGGACATGCCAGCGGAAGATGTGCGCAGCTCCATAAAATTCCTTGTAGATTCTGAGCATTTTCTTCTCCATGCCATTATGGCGGCAGCCAAGGCCATGCTGGTGCCAGCCGAAGGTATTGAATACAGCACCATTGTTACCGCAATGGCGCGAAATGGCGTGGAATTTGGCATCCGCGTAAGCGGACTGGGGGACCAGTGGTTTACCGCCCCAGCCAACCCGGTAACGGGCCTGTTTTTCCGCGCGGAATGGAATGATTCCAACGCTGCCCCCGACCTGGGCGACAGCGCCATTACCGAGACCGTTGGCCTTGGCGGCTTTATCCAACCCACGGCCCCTACCGTTACGCAGTATGTGCAAGGCTCCGTGCAGCAGGCCATTGCCAATACGCTGGAAATGCAGGAAATCTGCGCCACAACCAACCCGGATGTGCGTATTCCCGCCATGGACTTTGCCCCCGGCCCCATTGGCATAGACATTCGCAAAGTTATCCAGACCGGCATTCTCCCTTTGCTGGACACAGCCATAACCCACAAGGATGGTGGGCTGATTGGCGCGGGGGAAGTACGGGCTCCCATAGGATGTTTTGAAAAAGCTCTCAAAGCATTTGGGCAAAAACTGGGAGGGCAGACAGCATGA